Proteins encoded by one window of Corynebacterium amycolatum:
- a CDS encoding uracil-xanthine permease family protein encodes MNSTSDAETQQGTSANPPAENAERGRLFGWDIHGDGRKIAPGAVVAPNERLDWPRTIGIGAQHVIAMFGATLLVPLLTGFPVNTTLLFSGIGTIVFLLITRNRLPSYLGSSFAFIAPLTATQAQGISVQLGVVLCAGIALMLVGFVVKFAGKRVLDAVMPPAVTGSIVALIGLNLAPAATENFATQPLVAFVTMVSIVFATVAGRGMVSRLGVLIGVLIGWVFAAATGNLSPEATETVGNAAWIGLPAFHAPEFHFNAMLIGLPVIVVLIAENVGHVKAVAAMTGRNLDDIAGDALIADGLATTIAGSAGGSGTTTYAENIGVMAATRVYSTAAYWVAAFTAIALAFIPKFGALILTIPTGVLGGATMVLYGLIGLLGVRIWMDEKVDFNNPVNLTAAATALIAGIGNLTLDIGSLTLEGIAWGSVGIIIGYPILNWLYNRIGENRS; translated from the coding sequence ATGAATTCTACTTCTGACGCGGAGACCCAACAGGGAACCTCCGCAAATCCGCCTGCTGAAAATGCCGAACGTGGCCGTCTTTTCGGTTGGGATATTCACGGTGACGGTCGAAAGATTGCACCGGGAGCCGTGGTGGCTCCCAACGAACGCCTCGATTGGCCTCGCACGATTGGCATTGGCGCACAGCACGTCATTGCCATGTTCGGTGCAACTCTTCTGGTGCCGCTGTTGACCGGCTTTCCAGTCAACACCACACTGCTGTTCTCGGGTATCGGCACGATTGTCTTCCTGCTGATAACCCGAAATCGCTTGCCCTCTTACCTGGGCTCGTCGTTTGCCTTCATCGCGCCACTGACCGCGACACAGGCGCAGGGCATTAGTGTTCAGCTCGGTGTCGTGCTCTGCGCCGGCATCGCGCTCATGCTCGTTGGCTTCGTAGTAAAGTTCGCCGGCAAGCGTGTCCTCGATGCAGTGATGCCACCTGCAGTAACAGGAAGCATCGTCGCTCTCATCGGACTTAACCTGGCGCCTGCTGCCACGGAGAACTTCGCCACTCAGCCGTTGGTCGCATTTGTCACGATGGTATCCATTGTCTTTGCAACCGTCGCTGGCCGCGGTATGGTCAGCCGTCTGGGTGTTCTCATCGGCGTACTAATCGGCTGGGTCTTCGCCGCTGCCACCGGAAATCTCTCGCCCGAGGCTACAGAAACCGTCGGCAATGCCGCCTGGATTGGTCTGCCCGCATTCCACGCGCCGGAGTTCCACTTCAATGCGATGCTGATTGGTCTGCCCGTCATCGTAGTGCTCATCGCCGAGAATGTCGGTCACGTCAAGGCTGTTGCTGCCATGACCGGCCGAAACCTCGATGACATCGCTGGCGATGCTCTTATTGCAGACGGTCTAGCCACCACCATCGCCGGTTCAGCTGGTGGTTCTGGTACCACTACCTACGCTGAGAATATCGGGGTTATGGCCGCTACCCGTGTCTATTCGACTGCCGCTTACTGGGTGGCAGCTTTCACGGCCATTGCACTGGCTTTCATTCCAAAGTTCGGCGCACTCATTTTGACCATTCCTACCGGCGTGCTCGGTGGGGCAACGATGGTGCTCTACGGCCTGATTGGTCTGCTCGGTGTGCGCATCTGGATGGACGAAAAGGTCGACTTCAACAACCCGGTCAATCTCACCGCTGCCGCCACCGCGCTGATTGCGGGTATCGGCAACCTCACCCTCGACATCGGTTCGCTGACGCTGGAGGGCATTGCTTGGGGTTCGGTCGGCATTATTATCGGCTATCCAATTTTAAACTGGCTCTATAACCGCATCGGCGAGAACCGCTCGTAG
- the hflX gene encoding GTPase HflX, which yields MTNFSNNFDEVSDAMSQQASTSHEMDDFFIDANDADKNADSASGDAFATNVGTQREPTVGDLDLEARSSLRRLTRSVAHTESEEVMVEYRQLRLERVVLLGVWTSGTLQEAEVAMEELAALAETAGSEVLEMVLQRRDKPDPGTYVGSGKLNELRDIVASTGADTVICDGELSPGQLVALEDRLDAKVIDRTMLILDIFAQHAKSKEGKAQVSLAQMQYLYTRLRGWGGNLSRQAGGRAGSNGGVGLRGPGETKIETDRQRLRQDMARIRKELAGMKTAREIKRARRKAGHLPRVAIVGYTNAGKSSLLNALTGAGVLVEDALFATLDPTTRRTKLRDGRTVIMTDTVGFVRHLPTQLIEAFRSTLEEVLEADVIMHVVDSSDPFPLEQIKAVNKVINEIAEEENAEIPPELLVVNKVDKADGITLAQLRHQLDDAVFVSARTGEGIGELETRLELALNELESHVHMLIPYDKGNIVSMLHEDATVLSETWTEQGTQMDVRLPTSLADELSAYHIEP from the coding sequence ATGACGAATTTTTCCAACAACTTTGATGAGGTCAGCGACGCAATGTCGCAGCAAGCCAGCACCTCGCACGAGATGGACGATTTTTTCATCGACGCTAATGATGCTGACAAAAACGCCGATAGTGCCTCCGGGGATGCGTTCGCGACGAACGTCGGCACGCAAAGGGAACCTACCGTCGGTGACTTGGATCTGGAGGCGCGATCCTCTCTGCGCCGGCTGACCAGGTCAGTAGCGCATACTGAGTCTGAAGAGGTGATGGTCGAGTACCGTCAGCTCCGACTGGAACGCGTTGTGCTGCTCGGTGTCTGGACATCCGGGACCCTACAGGAAGCCGAAGTGGCGATGGAGGAGCTCGCTGCGCTGGCGGAGACTGCAGGTTCGGAAGTTCTAGAGATGGTGCTGCAGCGCCGCGATAAGCCAGACCCTGGTACTTACGTGGGATCCGGCAAGCTTAACGAGCTTCGCGATATTGTCGCCTCTACCGGCGCAGATACAGTTATTTGCGACGGTGAGCTGTCTCCTGGCCAATTGGTGGCGCTGGAGGACCGGCTTGACGCCAAGGTTATTGACCGCACCATGCTGATTCTGGACATCTTCGCTCAGCACGCGAAGTCCAAGGAGGGCAAGGCGCAGGTTTCGCTGGCACAGATGCAGTACCTCTACACGCGTCTGCGCGGTTGGGGTGGCAACCTGTCGCGTCAGGCTGGTGGTCGCGCGGGCTCCAACGGCGGCGTGGGTCTGCGTGGTCCAGGTGAAACTAAGATCGAAACCGATCGTCAGCGACTACGCCAAGATATGGCGCGGATTCGCAAGGAATTGGCTGGTATGAAAACTGCGCGTGAGATTAAGCGCGCACGTCGTAAGGCTGGTCACCTGCCGCGCGTGGCAATTGTCGGCTACACCAACGCGGGGAAGTCTTCGTTGCTCAACGCACTGACAGGCGCTGGTGTGCTGGTGGAGGACGCGCTGTTTGCAACGCTAGATCCGACGACTCGTCGCACCAAGCTTCGCGACGGTCGCACGGTGATTATGACCGATACGGTCGGATTTGTGCGTCACTTGCCGACGCAGCTCATTGAAGCTTTTCGCTCGACCTTGGAAGAGGTACTCGAAGCCGACGTCATCATGCACGTCGTAGACTCCTCTGACCCATTCCCGCTGGAGCAGATTAAGGCTGTCAACAAAGTCATCAACGAAATCGCGGAGGAAGAAAACGCCGAGATTCCGCCCGAACTGTTGGTAGTCAACAAGGTTGACAAGGCCGATGGCATCACTCTGGCCCAGCTACGCCACCAGCTCGATGATGCGGTCTTTGTCTCTGCGCGAACGGGTGAGGGGATTGGTGAACTGGAGACCCGACTCGAGCTTGCTCTCAATGAGCTGGAGTCTCACGTTCACATGTTGATCCCCTATGACAAGGGCAATATTGTCTCCATGCTCCACGAAGATGCGACCGTGCTGTCGGAAACATGGACGGAGCAAGGCACCCAGATGGACGTGCGTTTGCCCACTAGCCTCGCGGATGAACTGTCGGCATACCACATCGAACCGTAG